From the genome of Thauera chlorobenzoica:
TCCATCTTCAGCGCTTCCAGGTGCACGATGTAGAACAGCGCGATGTAGGAGATCAGCGCCGGCAGGATGGCGTGCTTCATGACCTCGATGTAGGTGATGCCGACGTACTCGACCATGAGGAAGGCCGCCGCCCCCATCACCGGCGGCATGATCTGGCCGTTGACCGAGGAGGCGACTTCGACCGAGGCGGCCTTGTCGCTGCGGTAGCCGACGCTCTTCATCAGCGGAATGGTGAAGGTGCCGGTGGTCACCACGTTGGCGATCGACGAGCCCGAGATCAGGCCGGTGCTGGCCGAGGCCACCACTGCGGCCTTGGCCGGGCCGCCGCGCATGTGGCCGAGGAGCGCGATCGCCGACTTGATGAAGTAGGCACCGGCGCCCGCGGTCTCGAGCAGGGCGCCGAACAGCACGAAGAGGAAGATGAAGCTCGTCGACACGCCGACGGCGACGCCGAACACGCCTTCGGTGCTCAGCCACATGTGGCTCATGCCCTTGGACAGCGAGGCGCCGCGGTGGGAAATGACCTCCGGCATGTAGGGGCCGAAGAAGATGTAGATCAGGAAGACCACCGCCAGGATCACCATCGGCAGGCCGAGGGCGCGCCGTGCGGCTTCCAGCAACAGGATCAGGCCGATCACGGCGGCGGCCATGTCGGCATCGGTCGGCAGGCCGGGCCGGGTCGCCAGTTCGGCGTAGAACAGGAACAGGTAGGCGGCGCAGAAGGCCCCGACCGCGGCCAATGCCCAGTCCTGGAGCGGAACGTAGTCGCGCGGAGAGCGTTTCAGCGCGGGATAGGCGGCAAAGGCCAGGAACACCGCGAAGGCGAGGTGGATGGCGCGGGCCTCGGTGTCGTTGAACACGAAGACGCCGAGCGAGAACGGCAGCGGCGACGCGATCCAGAGCTGGAACAGCGACCACGCCAGCGCCGTCAGCAGCAGCAGGCGGGCGGTGATACCGGTGGGCCGGCGCCCGCCGGTATCGGCTTCGGCGACGATTTTTTTCAGTTCCTCGTCGGAGAGCTCGAAGCTGTCTTGCTTTTGATCGTCCGGGCGGGTCATGGGCAACGCCTCTCAGGAGGGAAACGGAGACGAAAACGGCGGGGGCTGGTGGCCGCCGCCGTTTGTGCAGGGAGGTCCGGCGCCCCGCGAAGGCGGGGCCGGGCGGCGGATTACATCCAGCCCTTTTCCTTGTAGTACTTCACCGCGCCCTCGTGCAGCGGCGCGGACAGGCCGTCCTTGACCATGTTCTTCGGTTCGAGATTGGCGAATGCCGGGTGCAGCTTCTTGAAGTCCTCGAAGTTTTCGAACACCGCCTTGACCAGGGTATACACCGTGTCCGCGGGCACTTTCGACGAACTCACGAAGCTGGCCACGACGCCGAAGGTCTTGGTCGGGTCCGGGTTGTTCGCGTACAGGCCGCCGGGAATGCTGACGTGGGCGAAATAGGGGTGGTCGGCGACCAGCTTGTCGACACCGGCGCCGGTGACCGACACCAGCTTGGCACCGCAGGTCGTGGTCGGGTCCTGGATGTTGGCTGCGGGGTGGCCGACGACATAGGCGAAGCCGTCGATCTTGTTGTCGCACAGGGCGGCGCTGTGCTCGTCCGGCTTGAGCTCGGAAACGAGCGAGAAGTCGGCAGTCGACATGCCCAGTGCCGGCAGCAGCATGTCCATCGTCGCGCGCTGGCCCGAGCCCGGGTTGCCGACGTTGAAGCGCTTGCCCTTGAAGTCCTCGAACTTGGTGATGCGGGCTTCCTTGCGCGACAGGATGGTCAGTGGCTCGGGGTGGATCGAGAACACCGCACGCAGGTCGGCGACCGGGCCGCCGTCGGCGAACTGCGCGAGGCCCTTGATGGCGTTGAACTGCACGTCGGACTGGGCGACGCCGAAATCGAGCTCGCCGCCCTTGATCGTATTGACGTTGTACACCGAGCCGCCGGTGCTCTCGACCGAGCAGCGCAGGCCGTGCTGGGCGCGGTCCTTGTTGATCAGGCGGCAGATCGCGCCGCCGGCGGCGTAGTAGACGCCGGTGACGCCGCCGGTGCCGATGGTGATGAACTTCTGCTGGGCGTGGGCGGGGATTGCGCCGAAAGTGCTGGAGAGGGCGAGCGCGGCAGCCAGTGCGGTGGTTTTTTTCATGGGGCCTCCTTGGCAAATCGGTGGGAACGTCGATGCGAGCATGGCCGGGGGCGAGCCGGCGAGGGCGGTGCGTCCGCCATCATCTTGATGTCATCGGAAGCGAAACTTTGCACAAAAAGCATGCAGGCCGCTACTCGGGTTTCCCCGCAACGGCAGCGTGGGCCGGGGATGGACAAGGCGACGATGCCGCATCGATGAAGCGCTCCGGCGTCAGGATCGAGAAGTGCGGGCGGATGGCGCGGTGGCGTGCCAGTGCGAGCAGGGCGCGGTCGCGGGTCAAGAGGTGGGTGGCGGCGTGACGGAGTGCGATCTCGAGGAATTTCTGGTCGTCGGGGTCGCGGCAGTTCGGCAGGGCCGCTGCCGCTTCCGCTGCGGGGGCGAAGTCCGCGGGTTCGAGACGGGCGAGGTAGCCGTGCCACAGTGCGGCCTGTTCGTCCGGCCCCAGTCCGAACTGGCGGTAGGCGAGGACACGGCGCAGTTCTTCGCTGGCGTCCTCGCGCCCGAGCAGGCGGTAGCGGCCCTCCTCGATGGCGGTTCGCAGCACCCGCAGCCGGGGGTCGCGAAACATCCACAGGGCGAGCACGGTGTTGGTATCGAGCACCAGGCGGATCGCTTCGGGCGCTGGGGCGGGAGAGGGCGGCGGCATCGGGGGCGGTCGGGCGGGCGTGGACGAAAAAACGGGGAGGTCGCCCTCCCCGTCATCGCGTGCGGCAGGATCAGTCCGCCTTCTTCGCGTCGATGCGGATCTTGACGAACGAGCCGGGAGCGTCTTCCAGCGCCTTCAGCTTGCCCGCGGCGGGGTCGCGTGGAGCCGTCTGTTCGTTGTCCTGGGTGGTGATCCAGGCGTTCCAGTCGGTCCACCACGAGCCCGGGTGCTGCTGCGCGCCTTCGAACCAGTCATCGGCGCTCGCCGGCAGCTTGGGCGCCGGATTGACCCAGTAGCCGTACTTGTTCGCCGATGGTGGATTGACGATGCCGGCGATGTGGCCGGAGCCGCCGAGCACGAAGCGCACCGGGCCGCCGAGGTAGTGCGCGCCCATGTAGGTGCTCTTCCACGGTGCGATGTGGTCTTCGATGGTGGAGATGAAATAGCACGGCACCTTGATCTTGCCGAGGTCGATCGCTACGCCGTCGATCTCGATGCCGCCGGGCTCGATCAGGCGGTTCTCCATGTACATGTTGCGCAGGTAGTAGCTGTGCATCTTCGCCGGCATGCGGGTGGAATCGGAATTCCAGTACAGCAGGTCGAAGGGGAAGGGGTCCTTGCCGAGCAGGTAGTTGTTCACCACGAAGGACCAGATCAGGTCGTTGGCGCGCAGCATGTTGAAGGTGCCCGCCATCTCCGAGCCTTCGAGGTAGCCGCGCTCGGCCATTTTCTTTTCGAGGCTGGAGACCTGGCCTTCGTCGATGAACACGCCGAGTTCGCCCGGCTCGGTGAAGTCGGTCATCGCGGTGAAGAAGGTCGCCGTGGCGATGCGCTTCTGGCGCTTGGCGGCGAGGTAGGCCAGCGCGGTGGCGAGCAGGGTGCCGCCCAGGCAGTAGCCGATGGCGTTGATTTCCTTCTCCCCGGTCTGCGCTTCGATGGCGTCGAGCGCGGCGATGATGCCTTCCTGGAGGTAGGCGTCGAAGCTCTTTTCGGCGAGCGTTTCATCCGGGTTGACCCAGGAGATCACGAACACGGTGTGGCCCTGGTCCACGCACCACTTGATGTAGGAGTTCTTCTCGCGCAGGTCGAGGATGTAGAACTTGTTGATCCACGGCGGCACGATCAGCAGCGGCTTCTTCAGCACGGTGCCGGTGCTGGGGGTGTACTGCAGCAGCTGCATCATGTCGGTCTGGAACACGACCTTGCCCGGCGTGGTGGCGACGTTCTTGCCGAGTTCGAAGGCCGTGGTGTCGGTCATCTTCACGCGCAGGTTGCCGTTGCCGTCCTCGACGTCGCGCAGCAGGTTGTTGAGGCCCTTGAGCAGGTTCTGGCCGTGGCTCTTGACCGTCTCGCGGAAGACTTCCGGGTTGGTGACGGCGAAGTTCGACGGCGACAGCGCATCGATGTACTGGCGGGTGTAGAAGTTGACCTTCTTCTGGGTCTGCTCGTCGAGCCCGTCGACACAGCATACGGTGTCGTGGATGTGGCGGGCGGCGATGAGGTAGGACTGCTTGATGAAGTCGAACAGGAAGTGTTGCTCCCATTCCTCGTCCTTGAAGCGGCGGTCGGATTTTTCCGGCGCGGCCACCGGCGCGGCGTTGACGCCGGCAAAGCGCAGCATCGAATGCTGCCACAGCGAGAAGTAGTCCCACACCAGGCTCATCTGGGCCTGGGCGAGCTTGTACGGGTTGGCCAGCAGCTTGGCCATCATGTCCATGAAGGCCTGGGCGATGCCGAGTTCGTCGGCGGGGGTGGCGACGCCTTTCTTGAGCTGGCGCTGGACGTGGTCGCTGATCAGCGAAGAGGCGCGGCGCGCCACTTCGGCATAGGTCTGGGCGACTTCCTGCGGGTCGGGCAGTTCGGCCGTGGGGGTCTCGATCTTGGGTGCAGCCATGTTGTTTGGACTCCAGTTTGGCGACGGGGCGGGTGGGTTCGTCAGCGACGAAGGGTAAAACGGATCAGGCCATCGGCGCCGACACTCCGTGTCAGCGCGCCCTGGGCTTCGAGGTGGTTGAGGTGGGCGATCGCCTCGCCCATGGCGAACATGACCTGATGGGTATCGAGCTCGCGCGGGAACAGCGTCGGCAGCAGCTCTCCGGCACAGCGTGGCGCGGCGCATTCTGCAAGCAGCGCGGCGCAGCGCTCGCGGTGATGCTCGACGAGCTGATCCACGCGGGTGCGGATTCCCCGGAAAGGGTGACCATGGGATGGTAGCACGAGGGTGTCTTCGGGCAGTTCGCACAATGCCTGCAGCGAGGTGAGGAACCAACCCAGCGGGTCGGCGCCGGGGGTGGCGGCGTAGACGCTGATATTGGTCGAGATCCGTGGCAGCAGCATGTCGCCCGAGATCAGGATGCCGAGTTCGGCACAGTACAGGCTGGCGTGCTCGGGAGCGTGGCCGTAGCCGACGATCACGCGCCAGCGGTGAGCACCGATCTGCAGCGTGTCGCCGGCGAACAGGCGCTGGTAGTGCGCCGGCAGCTCGGGGGCGCCGCGGCGGTAGGCCGGGCCGCGGGCGGACAAGGCGGCGAGGCGGGTGTCGTCCAGGCCGTGGCTGCGGAACTGCGCCACCATGTCGGTGATGCAGTGGCCGGGGAGCTGGTTCCAGACCGCGTGGGCGGAGAGGAATTCGCCC
Proteins encoded in this window:
- a CDS encoding TAXI family TRAP transporter solute-binding subunit; translation: MKKTTALAAALALSSTFGAIPAHAQQKFITIGTGGVTGVYYAAGGAICRLINKDRAQHGLRCSVESTGGSVYNVNTIKGGELDFGVAQSDVQFNAIKGLAQFADGGPVADLRAVFSIHPEPLTILSRKEARITKFEDFKGKRFNVGNPGSGQRATMDMLLPALGMSTADFSLVSELKPDEHSAALCDNKIDGFAYVVGHPAANIQDPTTTCGAKLVSVTGAGVDKLVADHPYFAHVSIPGGLYANNPDPTKTFGVVASFVSSSKVPADTVYTLVKAVFENFEDFKKLHPAFANLEPKNMVKDGLSAPLHEGAVKYYKEKGWM
- a CDS encoding PIN domain-containing protein, whose protein sequence is MPPPSPAPAPEAIRLVLDTNTVLALWMFRDPRLRVLRTAIEEGRYRLLGREDASEELRRVLAYRQFGLGPDEQAALWHGYLARLEPADFAPAAEAAAALPNCRDPDDQKFLEIALRHAATHLLTRDRALLALARHRAIRPHFSILTPERFIDAASSPCPSPAHAAVAGKPE
- a CDS encoding PHA/PHB synthase family protein, which produces MAAPKIETPTAELPDPQEVAQTYAEVARRASSLISDHVQRQLKKGVATPADELGIAQAFMDMMAKLLANPYKLAQAQMSLVWDYFSLWQHSMLRFAGVNAAPVAAPEKSDRRFKDEEWEQHFLFDFIKQSYLIAARHIHDTVCCVDGLDEQTQKKVNFYTRQYIDALSPSNFAVTNPEVFRETVKSHGQNLLKGLNNLLRDVEDGNGNLRVKMTDTTAFELGKNVATTPGKVVFQTDMMQLLQYTPSTGTVLKKPLLIVPPWINKFYILDLREKNSYIKWCVDQGHTVFVISWVNPDETLAEKSFDAYLQEGIIAALDAIEAQTGEKEINAIGYCLGGTLLATALAYLAAKRQKRIATATFFTAMTDFTEPGELGVFIDEGQVSSLEKKMAERGYLEGSEMAGTFNMLRANDLIWSFVVNNYLLGKDPFPFDLLYWNSDSTRMPAKMHSYYLRNMYMENRLIEPGGIEIDGVAIDLGKIKVPCYFISTIEDHIAPWKSTYMGAHYLGGPVRFVLGGSGHIAGIVNPPSANKYGYWVNPAPKLPASADDWFEGAQQHPGSWWTDWNAWITTQDNEQTAPRDPAAGKLKALEDAPGSFVKIRIDAKKAD
- a CDS encoding MBL fold metallo-hydrolase yields the protein MMSSSSSAPPALHYPRHELPAEGQCLELAPGIGWVRMHLPFALNHINLWLLDDGDALTVVDSGFGIDRTRAAWEQVLGADPRPIRRVIVTHHHPDHIGLAAWLAARERATVLMTQGEFLSAHAVWNQLPGHCITDMVAQFRSHGLDDTRLAALSARGPAYRRGAPELPAHYQRLFAGDTLQIGAHRWRVIVGYGHAPEHASLYCAELGILISGDMLLPRISTNISVYAATPGADPLGWFLTSLQALCELPEDTLVLPSHGHPFRGIRTRVDQLVEHHRERCAALLAECAAPRCAGELLPTLFPRELDTHQVMFAMGEAIAHLNHLEAQGALTRSVGADGLIRFTLRR